The following nucleotide sequence is from Phycisphaera sp..
CGATGGGACTCTGCCGTTCGAGGACGCGGCCTCGGACACCCGCTGCTTCGTAGGCGGCCTGGGTATCGGCCGCCCCGCGCGCATCGCCGGCCAGGTGCAGCACCTGCCAGCCTTCGAGTGCCTCGGGTGTGCTCTCGGCCAGCGCCGCCATGAACCTGTTGATCGAGGTTGCGCCCTGGCTGCCGCCCATGACCAGCAGCGTCGGGGTGTGGGGGTCGAGCCCCAGCATCCGCCGGCACTCGGGCTTGCCGCCCGGCGCGATGGCGCGCTGGCCGACGATCGGACCGATGGCGTTCCAGCCGCTCGGGCCCTCGTTCTGCGCGACGAGTCGGTGCGCGGCTGACTTTGAGATGAAGCGGTTGGCCTTGCCGATGCGGGCGTCCAGGCTCACGAGCACCAGGGGTACGCGTTCGACGCGTGCCGCCCGGGCCGCCGGGGCCGACACGTAGCCGCCGGTGGAGATCGCGACGACAGAGTTGCACGAGGCTTTCAGGTCCCGCAGCGCCTCGCGGCTGTCGCGGAGCGATCGGCCCCAAGCGCGAACGCAGCGGGCCATCGCTCGGGGTCTGATCGATGGCGGTCTCGCGCCGATCGCGACTCGCTTGGGAGGGTTGCCAAACACGAGCTGCCCCGCTAGTGACTGCTCGTCGGCGGGCCGATCGCCGGTGATGAAGACGGCGTGCGTTGTCGGGTCCAGCTTTTCGAGAGCCTCGGCGATGGCCAGGGACGGGTAGATGTGCCCGCCGGTGCCCCCTCCGAGGAACGCGATGCCAAGGCCGGCCTTCTCGCTCACGCCACGACCTCGGCCGGGTGCGAGCGCACGCGACCGAGGCGATGCGGACGTGGCTCTGCTTTGGGGCGAGGCTCGGGCTCGTGCTCGACCACGGGCATGCGCCTGGCCTGCCGGCGGTCCATCGCGATGAGCAGGCCCAGCGACGCCCCGGTGAGCACCCAGCCGGTGCCGCCCGCGCTGACGAGCGGCAGCGCGATGCCCTTGGTTGGCCCCAGCCCGGTAACGACCGCCAGGTTCATGATGGCCTGGAGCGATACGGTGGCCGTCACGCCCAGCGCGACGAGCTGGCACGCCGCGCCCCGCTCGTGCTTCACCACGCCGATGCACGCCCAGGTGAGCACCGCGAACACGCCCACGACGCCCGCCGCGCCGAGCACGCCGAGTTCCTCGCAGATGATGGCGAAGAGGAAATCGGTAGTGTCCTCGGGCAGGTAGCCCAGCTTGTGCAGCCCGTTGCCCAGCCCGCGGCCGGTGAGCTCGCCGCCCGAGATGGCCGCCAGGGACTGGATCATGTGATAGCCGGTGCCGGCGGGGTCGGCCCAGGGGTCGAGGAAGCTGGTGATCCGATCCATGCGATACGAACTGGTCCGAACGGCCTGCACCGACGCCGCCATCGCGACCGTCGCCAGCAGGCCCACGTGCCACCAGCGGATGCCCGCGGCCAGCAGCACCACGCCGCACGCCGCCCCGATGAGCACGGCCGTGCCCAGGTCTTCCTTCATGATGAGCCCGCAGACCAGGGCGACGGCGATGCCGGTGGGCAGCAGGCCCTTCCAGATCGTGCCGATGGCCGGCCCACGGGCGGCGGCGAAGATCGCGATAGTCGCCGGCAGGGCCCACTTGGCCACCTCGCTGGGCTGCCAACTGAACAGGCCGATCCCCGGCAGCGTCAGCTCGACCCAGCGTTTGGCGCCCTTGGCCTCGCGGCTGATGCCCGGGATGTACACCAAGACCAGCACGCCCACGATGAGCAGTACGGCGACCGCGAGCCACAGGCCGGGACGCTTCACACCGGCGAGCGAATCAACCCTGTCGAGCAACCCAGCGGGCGCGGCGGCGGCCAGCAGCGTCGCCAGCAGCGCGATACCGGCGTACACCGCGGCCCTGGACGTGGCCATGCCCAGCAGGGCCTCGCGAAACGAGGGATCCACCGGATCGGGCGGATCGGGCACAACGAGCAGGGCCGCGCCCTGGCTGAAGTCCAGCGGCTCGGGCGTGGGGATTGGGTTCACCCGCGTGTCGGCCGAGCGCACCATGACCAGGCCGACGCCCAGCAGCGTCAGCACACAGAGCAGGATGGTCCACCCGGGGCGCACTTCTAATAGGGCCTATCGGATGCCCCCGCGTTTGCGATGCAAAAGCCCGGTTCTTCAGGGCACCCAGACGTAGTACCCAACCCCAGGCCGCAACCCGAGCGCTCCGGCGCTCAGGCCGGCTCCCTCGACGCGCAGCAGGTTGATGGACTGGTCGGCCATGACCGGGGTGGGTGTGGTGCCGCCGGCGTAGGCCGTCCGCGGCGCGTTGCCCTTCGATCCGTACCGCACCAGCACGGCCCGGTCGAGGCCGGCGTGCTCCATGGCCTTGTCCATGGCCTCGTGAACGCCGCCCAGGCTGTCGACCAGCCCGATGGCCGCCGCGGTGTCGCCGGTCATCACCCGCCCATCGGTGGCCCTGGCGACCCATTCGGGCTTGAGCATGGGCCGGCGCCTGAGCACGATCGACTGGAAGCTGGCGTAGTACTCCCGCACGATGCCCTGGAGGATCTCGTAGTGCTCCTCGCGCATGGGGGCCAGGGGGTTGGCCAGGTCCTTGTTCGGGCCGCTGGTGACGAACCGGGTCTCGATGCCCAGCCTGGCCATGCCCTCGCTGAAATTCAGGCTGGGGATCAGCACGCCGATGGAGCCCGTGAGCGTGCCGGGCTCGGCCATGATGTGGTCGCCCGCCAGGGCCAGGTAGTACCCGCCGCTGGTGGCCACCTCGCCCATCGAGACGACCACGGGTTTGCCGGTTTTTTCCATGAAGGCCCGGACCTCGCGGTAGGCGGTCTCGCTGCCGGCCACGGTGCCGCCGGGCGAATCGATGCGGAGCAGCACGGCTTTCACGTCGTCGTCCTTGGCCGCGAGCCGGAGCTGGGTGACCATGGCGTCGATGGGGGCGCTGGATTCGCCGAGGAAGCCGGTGGTGGGGGTGTCGGTGATCAGGCCTCGGACCACGATCATCGCGACCCTATCGGTGGGCGTGCCCGGGCCCTCGCCCACCTCGAGCACGCGGGAGGCCACCATCTGGTCGTTCGAGGGGCCCAGCCTGATGGTGAGGCCCAGGGGCGAGCAGCCGGCGAGCACGAACACCATGGAAACCAGTGCGATGAGTGCTTTCATGGGCCCACTGTACATCCACCGCCCGTCCCGCGTGCAATCATCCCCGGAGATGGCCCTCCCCCTCGATCACCAATCCGTCCTGCCCGCCGAGTCGCTCGACCTGCTCGCCCTGGAACCCGGCCAGACCTACGCCGACGCCACGGCCGGTCTGGGCGGCCACGCGGCGATGGCGGCCGAGCGGGTTGGCCCCAGTGGTACCGTCGTGCTGGGCGATCTGGACGCCTCGATGCTCGAGCGGGCCACGGCCCGGGTGCGGCAAGCCCAGCCGGACATCCGGGTCGAGCCGATCCACGACTCATTCGCGGGCCTGCCCGCCGCAATGGCCGAGCGAGGTCTGGCCGCCGATGCCCTGCTGGCCGACCTAGGCTTTGCCAGCCCCCAGGTGGACGATCCCTCGCGGGGGTTTTCCTTCAAGCACGATGGGCCGCTGGATATGCGGCTCGATCCGACCTCGGGAGTCAGCGCCGCCGAGCTTCTGGCGACCGCCAGCGAGGCCGAAATCGCCGAGATTCTGTGGGCGTTCGGCGAGGAGCGGGGCTCTCGGCGGATCGCCCGGAAAGTTGTCGCTTCCCGCGAAGCCAAACCGATAACCACCACGCGCGCACTGGCAGAATTGGTCAGGTCATGCACCTCTGGTGGCGGCATCGACCCGGCTACTCGGACGTTCCAGGCGTTACGAATAGCCGTCAACGACGAGCTGGGCGCGCTGTCGGCACTTCTTGGGGCGATCTCGTCTCAAGTGGGGCCGAAGACAAGCGAGAGCGGGCCGGCCCAGATGGGTGTGGGGCGGCCAGCGGACACGGGCGGCCGATGGCTGGCCCAGGGGGCACGGGTGGCCATTATCTCCTTCCATTCTCTTGAAGACCGGATGGTCAAGCGTGCGTTCACCGCCCTGGCCGACGCCGGCACCGCTCGCCGCCTGACCCGCAAGCCCGTCATGCCCAGCGAGGCCGAGATGGCCACCAACCGCCGCGCACGCTCGGCCCGCCTTCGGGCCATCGAACTGAACCCGACGACGACCTCGACCTCGGAAGGGGGACAGCCCCGTTGACCCGTGAGCAGAAGCTGGCTTTGGTGCTTGGGTTTGCCGCCGTGCTGGTGGTG
It contains:
- a CDS encoding UDP-N-acetylglucosamine--N-acetylmuramyl-(pentapeptide) pyrophosphoryl-undecaprenol N-acetylglucosamine transferase, whose translation is MSEKAGLGIAFLGGGTGGHIYPSLAIAEALEKLDPTTHAVFITGDRPADEQSLAGQLVFGNPPKRVAIGARPPSIRPRAMARCVRAWGRSLRDSREALRDLKASCNSVVAISTGGYVSAPAARAARVERVPLVLVSLDARIGKANRFISKSAAHRLVAQNEGPSGWNAIGPIVGQRAIAPGGKPECRRMLGLDPHTPTLLVMGGSQGATSINRFMAALAESTPEALEGWQVLHLAGDARGAADTQAAYEAAGVRGRVLERQSPIGPAWGSADLALCRSGAGSVAEAHANNVPAIFLPYPHHRDQHQAANAQPLVDAGGAVLLEDRVSPGANLETVGPTLREFLGAPERCKKMAAALGSLPRQDGASACARILIEAAKRA
- a CDS encoding putative lipid II flippase FtsW → MRPGWTILLCVLTLLGVGLVMVRSADTRVNPIPTPEPLDFSQGAALLVVPDPPDPVDPSFREALLGMATSRAAVYAGIALLATLLAAAAPAGLLDRVDSLAGVKRPGLWLAVAVLLIVGVLVLVYIPGISREAKGAKRWVELTLPGIGLFSWQPSEVAKWALPATIAIFAAARGPAIGTIWKGLLPTGIAVALVCGLIMKEDLGTAVLIGAACGVVLLAAGIRWWHVGLLATVAMAASVQAVRTSSYRMDRITSFLDPWADPAGTGYHMIQSLAAISGGELTGRGLGNGLHKLGYLPEDTTDFLFAIICEELGVLGAAGVVGVFAVLTWACIGVVKHERGAACQLVALGVTATVSLQAIMNLAVVTGLGPTKGIALPLVSAGGTGWVLTGASLGLLIAMDRRQARRMPVVEHEPEPRPKAEPRPHRLGRVRSHPAEVVA
- the sppA gene encoding signal peptide peptidase SppA, producing MKALIALVSMVFVLAGCSPLGLTIRLGPSNDQMVASRVLEVGEGPGTPTDRVAMIVVRGLITDTPTTGFLGESSAPIDAMVTQLRLAAKDDDVKAVLLRIDSPGGTVAGSETAYREVRAFMEKTGKPVVVSMGEVATSGGYYLALAGDHIMAEPGTLTGSIGVLIPSLNFSEGMARLGIETRFVTSGPNKDLANPLAPMREEHYEILQGIVREYYASFQSIVLRRRPMLKPEWVARATDGRVMTGDTAAAIGLVDSLGGVHEAMDKAMEHAGLDRAVLVRYGSKGNAPRTAYAGGTTPTPVMADQSINLLRVEGAGLSAGALGLRPGVGYYVWVP
- the rsmH gene encoding 16S rRNA (cytosine(1402)-N(4))-methyltransferase RsmH; amino-acid sequence: MALPLDHQSVLPAESLDLLALEPGQTYADATAGLGGHAAMAAERVGPSGTVVLGDLDASMLERATARVRQAQPDIRVEPIHDSFAGLPAAMAERGLAADALLADLGFASPQVDDPSRGFSFKHDGPLDMRLDPTSGVSAAELLATASEAEIAEILWAFGEERGSRRIARKVVASREAKPITTTRALAELVRSCTSGGGIDPATRTFQALRIAVNDELGALSALLGAISSQVGPKTSESGPAQMGVGRPADTGGRWLAQGARVAIISFHSLEDRMVKRAFTALADAGTARRLTRKPVMPSEAEMATNRRARSARLRAIELNPTTTSTSEGGQPR